AGTCTTGATGTGTGAAGCCAATGGCTTGGATCCAGAAACCAAATCCAATCTCCGCGATCCCATGGTTGAGTTAATCAAGATCACCGAAGGATTTTATGCTTGTGGTGTTGCCGCTAGTGTTTATGGCACACAAGATCCTTACAGTAAATCTTTTATGCCTGAACCAGTATTTTCTAACATTGGCAAACTTTTACTAGCTACCCAAATTTATGACATGCACCGTTTAGCTCATGAGGTATCTAGTGGGTTAATCGTAGCCCTACCGGGACCTGATGAGGATCACAATCCTGCAACGGCCGCGCTACTTTGGCAGAAGAGAGGTATTGCGCGCCAATCCAGCCATACCCTATGACAAACGTATCGAGGTAGCAAGATTTATTGAAGATCTCACAGCCTCATATCAGGGTGGATGGTATTCAGTCATCAGCCTTCATGAGGGCAGATCTCCTACAGCAATGAAGCAAGAGATTTATCGACAGTACCCCCATTGGCAATAAAGTGGAACTCGTTGAACGTCTATTAGATCGTGGCGTACTGACTAGTAGCGAAGAACGCGCCATCACCAAAAATAAACAGCCTGGACGCTGCTGTGATCAGGGCTGTAGCGCACCGGGTCAAGCCGTCATGGTTCCGCTACCAGAACCAGGGCGAAGAACTTAATTGACTGTTTGGGAAGTTAATTCGAGCTTACGAATATCAAACTGTTGACTTTGCAATCGCTGCAGTATGTCATCGTAAGCTCGCTGATTGATTTGCGGAGTTCTAGACAAAATCCAGAGGTATTCACGACGTGGGTCACTAACAACCGCCCGTTGATATTGGCTATCTAGATCAATGATCCAATAATCACCCCACACCATAGGGATAAAAGATAGCCAAGCTGGTGCAAATCTGACTTCTAATTTTGGAGAATCTTTCGCTCCAACCTGACGCGCTACACCCTCCGCTTCAGACACAGTGCCATCAGCGATTTTACAGCTATTGAGTACTTTTAAATTACCATCAGGTCTGACTGTATAGACTGCCTTGGTATTGCTGGCACATTTCTTTTGAAACCAATTGAGATATTTAGCAATCTCGTACCAAGTACCCAAATACCGCTGCACATCCAAAGTAGGAATCGTTTTTACAGGAACATCTGATCCTTGTGCATGAGCAGAAAAGCTAAAAATAAATATGCAAGCACTAAAAAGTGCCAGATATATTTTGCTCATCACTAATAGTATTTCTTTAAATCCATACCGCTATACATGCTGGCAACTTGCTCACCATAGCCATTAAACATTTGCGTTTTAATCTTAGGAGCAAATATTCCCTTGGGATCTCCGATACGTCTTTCGGTAGCCTGACTCCAACGTGGGTGATCCACCTCTGGATTTACGTTGGAATAGAACCCATATTCACGCGCATCAAATTGATTCCAGCTGGTTTTTGGCATTTCTTCTGTAAACCGGATTTGACTATCGACTTAGCGCTCTTGAAACCATACTTCCATGGAACCACGATTCGAACGGGGCTCCATTCGGTTTTGGCAAGACCTCACCGTATAAGCCAAAAGTAAGCAAGGTTAATAGATTCATGGCCTCATCCATGCGTAAGCCTTCTCGATAGAGCCAATTAATAATATTGCTTTTTACCCCGGGCATTTGCTTGGGATCAGCTAGCGAAATAAACTCCACATACTTTGCCGAACCAAGGGGCTCTACTTTATTAATGAGCGTTGATAAGGAATAGCCGTCCCACGGAATTACCATTGACCAACCCTCTACGCAACGCATGCGGTAGATTCGCTCTTCCATTGGCGCCAACTTGAGGAGCGCATCCATATCGAGGGTCATTGGCTTTTTACCAAACCCTCTATCGAGATAGTCCACGGACGAG
The nucleotide sequence above comes from Polynucleobacter necessarius. Encoded proteins:
- a CDS encoding lipocalin family protein, with product MSKIYLALFSACIFIFSFSAHAQGSDVPVKTIPTLDVQRYLGTWYEIAKYLNWFQKKCASNTKAVYTVRPDGNLKVLNSCKIADGTVSEAEGVARQVGAKDSPKLEVRFAPAWLSFIPMVWGDYWIIDLDSQYQRAVVSDPRREYLWILSRTPQINQRAYDDILQRLQSQQFDIRKLELTSQTVN